In Arachis stenosperma cultivar V10309 chromosome 1, arast.V10309.gnm1.PFL2, whole genome shotgun sequence, one DNA window encodes the following:
- the LOC130974742 gene encoding uncharacterized protein LOC130974742 — protein MEDTANLVVYRNGEIIRNTHEGVRFVSQNSFSFVVPCTMTLMELQNGLCQSMENGTLMRVSRILYRNPVVVFGGLIQFDTIPITDEASMQNMFEIHRQTYMRHPQIELYVEFEAEEAVAVQNDIDVNDDIAAVYEGMNSDSEEDFEATYEAGDEDEDSDVGVEAAVENVVVRPSSSQPMGVPPFMCELDLDAMHAPEFPEYANRGIADPEDGEFRIGMEYSSRKSVVAAIRSFTISRGVDYDVFESEPQTFYAKCKMYGRGCDWLIRASLIRRKGCWEIRRYNGRHTCTIGTISQDHSKLDSDTVAEAIRPLVESDPSIKVKSIIAEVQSRFNYTISYRKAWLAKQKSVALVFGDWEESYQALPWWLSVMVQKIPGSVVQIETRPLYNGNEEAQGVDGTHLYGKYKGTLLVAVAQDGNQNIVPIAFALVEGETADAWHFFLRNLRTYVVRKDGVGMISDRHESIRAAVNRSGGDWQPPRAWWMFCIRHIGSNFLRAFKVPHLQKLVVNIGYSRTVEEYNTNYKRLEERGEAYARWCDAIGLRHWVLAFDEGHRWGHMTTNLVECINSVLKGARNLPVLALVRATYYRLNELFTRKSAESHERKRAGFTYSAFAQQRIEASMQQAGNIVVHRFDRRNEVFEVREMTTGKVLVVDLARRTCDCGHFQVERIPCRHVIACCANQRLDWQLYVHDVYKMTEVRKVYKFEFTPLGDPETWPAYEGPTLVANPAQRRTSKGRPKLTRYLNEMDSRDMRGPRICRLCGAQGHSRSRCPQRAGPSGAGS, from the exons ATGGAGGACACCGCAAATTTGGTGGTGTATCGTAATGGTGAGATAATACGTAATACTCATGAGGGAGTGAGGTTTGTGTCACAAAATTCGTTTTCGTTTGTGGTTCCATGCACGATGACGTTAATGGAGCTGCAGAACGGGCTATGTCAGAGCATGGAGAATGGTACGTTAATGAGAGTGAGCAGAATTCTGTACCGAAATCCGGTTGTGGTTTTTGGTGGCCTAATACAGTTTGATACCATTCCGATCACGGATGAGGCGAGTATGCAGAATATGTTTGAAATTCACCGGCAGACTTATATGAGACACCCACAGATTGAGTTGTACGTTGAGTTTGAAGCTGAAGAGGCAGTAGCGGTCCAAAATGATATAGATGTAAATGATGATATAGCTGCAGTGTACGAAGGTATGAATAGTGACAGCGAAGAGGACTTCGAAGCCACTTATGAAGCCGGCGATGAAGATGAGGATAGTGATGTGGGAGTTGAGGCAGCAGTGGAGAATGTAGTGGTTCGTCCCTCGAGCAGTCAACCGATGGGCGTTCCACCTTTTATGTGTGAGTTGGATCTCGACGCCATGCATGCCCCCGAGTTTCCGGAATATGCAAACAGAG GTATTGCTGATCCTGAGGACGGAGAGTTCCGAATTGGAATGGAATACAGCTCTAGAAAGTCGGTGGTTGCAGCAATTAGAAGTTTCACTATATCTAGAGGAGTTGACTATGATGTGTTTGAGTCTGAGCCACAGACGTTCTATGCAAAATGCAAGATGTACGGGCGTGGATGTGACTGGCTTATCCGAGCCAGCTTGATACGGAGAAAAGGTTGTTGGGAGATACGCAGATACAACGGTAGGCACACGTGCACCATCGGAACGATTTCACAAGATCATTCCAAGTTGGACTCAGATACAGTTGCTGAGGCTATAAGGCCCTTGGTCGAGTCGGACCCGTCCATCAAGGTGAAATCTATAATTGCGGAAGTCCAGTCAAGGTTCAACTATACCATCAGTTATCGAAAGGCTTGGTTGGCAAAGCAGAAGTCAGTTGCGCTCGTTTTCGGTGATTGGGAGGAATCCTACCAAGCATTGCCGTGGTGGCTCTCGGTCATGGTGCAGAAGATTCCTGGTTCAGTTGTCCAAATAGAAACACGACCACTCTACAACGGGAACGAGGAGGCACAAGGT GTTGACGGCACACACCTATACGGAAAATACAAAGGTACACTTCTAGTCGCTGTTGCACAAGATGGGAACCAGAACATTGTGCCTATCGCCTTTGCCTTGGTGGAAGGTGAGACAGCTGATGCGTGGCACTTCTTCCTCAGGAATCTGCGAACGTATGTTGTTAGAAAAGACGGTGTGGGTATGATCTCAGACCGGCATGAGTCAATACGGGCAGCAGTTAATCGTTCCGGTGGTGACTGGCAACCTCCAAGAGCATGGTGGATGTTTTGTATAAGACACATCGGCAGTAACTTCTTAAGGGCATTCAAAGTCCCTCACTTGCAGAAGCTTGTTGTCAATATAGGGTATTCAAGAACGGTGGAGGAGTACAATACCAACTATAAGAGGTTGGAAGAGCGAGGCGAGGCATATGCCAGGTGGTGCGATGCCATCGGACTCAGACATTGGGTATTGGCATTCGACGAGGGACATCGATGGGGCCATATGACAACAAACCTTGTGGAGTGTATTAACTCAGTGTTGAAGGGTGCCCGTAATCTACCTGTGTTGGCGCTGGTACGAGCAACATATTATAGGTTAAATGAACTCTTTACGCGGAAGAGTGCGGAGTCTCACGAACGCAAGCGTGCTGGATTTACGTACTCCGCATTTGCGCAACAGCGGATAGAAGCAAGTATGCAACAGGCTGGGAACATAGTTGTGCACCGCTTTGATAGAAGAAATGAGGTGTTTGAGGTGCGCGAAATGACTACTGGAAAGGTGTTAGTTGTTGATCTAGCGCGACGGACGTGTGACTGTGGGCACTTTCAGGTTGAACGAATACCATGTCGCCATGTTATTGCTTGCTGTGCTAACCAGCGTCTTGATTGGCAGTTGTATGTGCATGATGTGTACAAGATGACGGAAGTTCGTAAGGTTTATAAGTTTGAGTTCACACCCTTAGGAGATCCTGAGACATGGCCTGCTTATGAGGGACCCACATTGGTCGCTAATCCCGCACAGAGGCGGACGTCTAAAGGCAGGCCCAAACTGACCCGATACCTGAATGAAATGGACTCGCGTGACATGCGTGGTCCTCGGATATGCCGTCTCTGTGGGGCTCAGGGTCATAGTCGGAGTAGGTGTCCGCAGCGTGCTGGACCGAGTGGTGCTGGTTCGTAG